TTTTTTAAAACCATATGATACACTTTTGTGAGGGACAGACCAAAATAGAAgttgttatttgctgaaaatctttgttttaaatattatattatttattataatgttaaagtataatataatattatataatatataatattaatgtataatattatataaagtattactttaatttttgaaaaaataaattaaattatgagTTTTCTCCAAAGGTGAATGAAAATcacatttatcatttatttatttattttgaactaCGCAAGGGTAAatgttaagtaaatgatgacagaattttcatttttgggtgaaccatcccttcaaggcctgttcacaccaagagttatatgtaaaaaaaaacaaaaaaaaaacacaaattgcaGACAAAAATTACAAGCGATTTTCTatacacaaatattttatttacaatgtTTGCAAATTTTCCTCCATCTCTGACAAATGTTTGCATGCCTGAATGAAACATCATTTATTGTGCTTTAATGCACAATACAACCCATTTGACAACATACGAGAATGCATTTGCATACTatttaaacaactgaaaaaatgTGATGCACTTCAATCAAGCTGCTTTATCTCACAACTAATTTATGACCCATTTGAGGTTTTaaagtttctttctctctcaatcACTCACAGGACAGTATCGGAGATCAGTCATCACTTGGTACCCTTGTCACTCGTGTAATTTCTCTGGCGGATGTCAACGGCGATGGCAAAGTTTCATTAGCGGAAGCCAAATCCGTCTGGGCTTTGCTTCAGATCAACGAATTCGTTCTAATGGTTGCACTGCACGATAAAGAACATGCTCCTCACTTGCTGGGTTTCTGCGGAGACCTTTACATGACTGAACGTGTTGCACATAGTGCCCTCTTCAGGCTGGAGGTGCCTGGCTGGCTGCATCCGATGTTTCCCGAGTCGCTGGACGTTGCGCTTAACCGATGGCTCGCCCCCGCTTGGCCACGCCGGGCCCGAATCACCATTGGCCTGTTAGAGTTCATCGAAGAAGTGTTCCATGGCTTGTACGGAAGCTTCTACATGTGTGACGCTAGCCCGCGACGGGTCGGCTACAATGCTAAATACGACTTTAAAATGGCAGACCTCCAAAGCATAGCATCGGAGGCAACCGTCAAGGGGTTCTTACGAGGTAGAACTTGCGAGGCAAACGCAGACTGCACATACGGACGGGATTGTACTGCGACGTGTGACCGATTAGCGAAGCAGTGCAATGTGGAAGTGGTGCAGCCAAACTTGGCTAAGGTCTGTGCGCTACTGCAGGACTTCCTGCTGTTCGGAGCACCGTCAGATCTGAGAGAGGACCTGGAGAAACAGCTACGCACCTGTGTGACGCTCAGCGGACTGGCCTCGCAAATGGAAGTACATCATTCCCTTGTTCTCAACAACCTGAAAACACTACTGTGGAAGAAGATCTCGAATACCAAGTACTCTTGAGACAAAGAGAAGGATGACCAAGAGAAAGGCAACTAAAGTGAAAAAGAGAGTGAACTGGAGACTCGAACGAAAGCAGaaacaagagaaagaaagaaacactGGGTCAGCACAGAAGCTTCTGGAGGACCAGCAGTTTAGCTGAACTCTGGCAgctgaaatgtgaaatttgtcCACCGTCAATCACTTTTGAGAGTGTTGACAAGAAGTTACAGTATGGAAAACTAGACGGACAGACGCTACATCCATTCCTGCTTAACTTCACTTGAGTGACTTAACTGAAGACCCATTAACTAATGGAAATACCTTCAGAAGGGTCTCCTTTTTCTTTTGGCTAAAGGTTCAAGGTGAAATAAGGCTTGTACAGTTATGTAATCAGATAGCTTGTATTTACATTTATCTGACAATGTGATCCTTTCGCAAATTATACCTTGAGTTCTGATTAGGGGTAGCCTAGTAGTTAAGGATCTATGCCCGATTGCATAAAGGACCTTAAGTTTTATTTCCCTTTAAAATCACCCTAAAATTGTGTTGCATAAAGGCCCTTAACTGCCATTTTCCTTAGTAAACCTTAAGGTTAGGAAAACTTCACCTTAAATGTAGGCAAaggtttctaaaaataaaagaaatggctAAGTTTATAGAACCAAATGAACTGTATAATGCGGCAAGTAAAATTTCTCATACTAGGGAAAACCCTTTAGACCATCTTAGTGATACTTGCAAGAGTACAGATTTATCTGTCACAGCAAATGGAAAATAGCTAGCAAGCTGGAGGGCGATATAATAGGAACACACACATACCAGTAGTGTCTCTGCATCTTTATTATCTATACGAatggatgcattaaaatcatatCGCAAGTTCATTTCCAATATAGGCCTATCGCAAATTTTTATATCCTACAGCCCCCTGACCACCACTAATTCTTAATTTGGGATGGCAATCAGTTCTCTGCACAGTTATACAAGCATCTTAACATCTTGCACCTCTAATCCACCCCCTACCTGGCACAGTTGTTAAAATTCAAAGTTGTCTTCCTCAAGAGGGTGCTTACTGGCCATAAAAGTAGAATCCTCCAATGTAAAAGTCAGGACGTTTTTTtgaattacacaagaaaggtttgcacacaatcattttttttttaatctattaatTTTGAGAATTGTGCCTcggatacaaatggaaatcctgTGTAACCTCCAGAAAATgagtttgaaaaaatatttatgcagtaatcacaaacgactgtgattggtgcatcctgaaatGCTGTTTATCCTGAAATATCTATGCTGTTTATGCACTGCTTCAAAAGAGGCCGGACAAgaatttacacattaataatgaTACAGAGACACTTTAAtagtcattaaaatgaaaataaaaacagcataaagttATGGTATTTTCTATGTGATAAAATAGCCCAAATATTGTTCGGGACATTTCCGATCCTCTGAGACAGGGGTCCTCA
The DNA window shown above is from Myxocyprinus asiaticus isolate MX2 ecotype Aquarium Trade chromosome 40, UBuf_Myxa_2, whole genome shotgun sequence and carries:
- the dipk1b gene encoding divergent protein kinase domain 1B, which translates into the protein MPRNLRKLMRLVLFYPLSKGLQARLPAVKVKYLLVAWFGILVASWVIYMQYSSYSELCRGHVCTILICDHYRRGIISGSVCKSLCEDKTLSLQRCLSTSPTQQIYSAVWKEKAVLVKCGIEESIRGENSPDSPLRHDSNLYDKPNRGTSMDEFRAMLHSFLKDSIGDQSSLGTLVTRVISLADVNGDGKVSLAEAKSVWALLQINEFVLMVALHDKEHAPHLLGFCGDLYMTERVAHSALFRLEVPGWLHPMFPESLDVALNRWLAPAWPRRARITIGLLEFIEEVFHGLYGSFYMCDASPRRVGYNAKYDFKMADLQSIASEATVKGFLRGRTCEANADCTYGRDCTATCDRLAKQCNVEVVQPNLAKVCALLQDFLLFGAPSDLREDLEKQLRTCVTLSGLASQMEVHHSLVLNNLKTLLWKKISNTKYS